A genomic window from Neoarius graeffei isolate fNeoGra1 chromosome 5, fNeoGra1.pri, whole genome shotgun sequence includes:
- the tapbpl gene encoding tapasin-related protein isoform X1: protein MIKIFIFAFLYALAHGVQVADVVLSCSFIEEGGGMTGALFKRSPATMVLRDLPMNSDLSPETITPYVPPDTPNADDLIFEVTASSVEIPDAEFLLHADCNEQEVVCELSHYIPRGSKPDSVPTYFIASVQLEGGGVSFTLVLQTMADENAESSTASLMQSKLQLPLSQWGTLITDAVFVVFSRSPSIAVPIGEDTVLNCGYRQRDTPTEQNVGLEWRWQYKGHGKTILNMKETDAGTFAVEVNRDGASANSTLLISDGNASLTMDKLKVTDEGTYICTITSGPFQTQQIVQLNILQPPKVFFSENKIKFQDESPQRLTCHCQRYYPLDVTVEWFSQLSSETESLSLTEGVSLSSHRQHSDGTFSLSSFLIVRPSEHPPGTVFTCRVSHVALQTPSDITLTVVTPEPDQLAGEYYWMILVTLVLSIMFLYQASR from the exons ATGATCAAAATCTTCATTTTCGCTTTTCTGTACGCGCTGGCACACG gtgTACAGGTTGCAGATGTGGTGTTGTCCTGCTCCTTCATTGAGGAGGGGGGAGGAATGACTGGAGCGCTTTTCAAACGTTCCCCTGCCACTATGGTCCTAAGGGACCTTCCTATGAACTCTGACCTCTCACCAGAAACCATCACCCCCTATGTCCCTCCTGACACCCCTAACGCTGATGACCTTATTTTTGAGGTCACAG CTTCATCAGTGGAGATTCCTGATGCAGAGTTTCTTCTCCATGCTGACTGTAATGAACAGGAAGTCGTTTGTGAATTGAGTCATTACATCCCTCGAGGATCAAAACCGGATTCTGTACCTACTTATTTCATCGCCTCAGTCCAGCTTGAAGGTGGCGGGGTCAGCTTCACTCTGGTGCTACAGACGATGGCCGATGAGAATGCAGAATCAAGTACTGCATCACTAATGCAGAGCAAACTTCAGCTTCCTCTCAGCCAGTGGGGAACTCTGATCACAGATG CTGTGTTTGTGGTGTTCTCTCGCTCACCTTCCATTGCAGTCCCTATAGGAGAAGACACTGTATTAAATTGTGGTTATAGGCAAAGGGACACCCCTACAGAGCAGAATGTGGGTCTTGAGTGGCGCTGGCAGTATAAAGGACATGGGAAGACCATTCTGAATATGAAAGAGACTGACGCAGGAACATTTG CAGTAGAAGTGAATCGAGATGGAGCGAGTGCAAACTCAACTCTGCTAATTAGTGATGGAAATGCATCACTGACCATGGATAAGTTAAAGGTCACAGATGAGGGCACATACATCTGCACCATTACCTCTGGACCCTTTCAGACCCAGCAAATTGTTCAGCTAAACATATTAC AACCTCCCaaagtttttttctcagaaaacaaaataaaatttcaAGATGAGTCACCACAGAGACTGACTTGTCACTGTCAGCGTTACTACCCTCTAGATGTAACG GTGGAGTGGTTTTCTCAGCTCTCTTCAGAGACTGAGAGCCTCTCCCTGACAGAGGGAGTCTCTCTTTCCAGCCATCGGCAGCACAGTGATGGGAcgttctctctctcatccttcctTATCGTCCGCCCATCTGAACACCCTCCTGGCACTGTGTTCACCTGCAGGGTCTCTCACGTTGCTCTGCAAACTCCCAGTGACATTACCCTGACAGTAGTCACACCTGAGCCAGATCAACTGG CAGGGGAATATTATTGGATGATTCTGGTGACACTGGTTTTGTCAATAATGTTTTTATATCAAGCATCAAGATAG
- the tapbpl gene encoding tapasin-related protein isoform X2, with protein MIKIFIFAFLYALAHGVQVADVVLSCSFIEEGGGMTGALFKRSPATMVLRDLPMNSDLSPETITPYVPPDTPNADDLIFEVTASSVEIPDAEFLLHADCNEQEVVCELSHYIPRGSKPDSVPTYFIASVQLEGGGVSFTLVLQTMADENAESSTASLMQSKLQLPLSQWGTLITDAVFVVFSRSPSIAVPIGEDTVLNCGYRQRDTPTEQNVGLEWRWQYKGHGKTILNMKETDAGTFVEVNRDGASANSTLLISDGNASLTMDKLKVTDEGTYICTITSGPFQTQQIVQLNILQPPKVFFSENKIKFQDESPQRLTCHCQRYYPLDVTVEWFSQLSSETESLSLTEGVSLSSHRQHSDGTFSLSSFLIVRPSEHPPGTVFTCRVSHVALQTPSDITLTVVTPEPDQLAGEYYWMILVTLVLSIMFLYQASR; from the exons ATGATCAAAATCTTCATTTTCGCTTTTCTGTACGCGCTGGCACACG gtgTACAGGTTGCAGATGTGGTGTTGTCCTGCTCCTTCATTGAGGAGGGGGGAGGAATGACTGGAGCGCTTTTCAAACGTTCCCCTGCCACTATGGTCCTAAGGGACCTTCCTATGAACTCTGACCTCTCACCAGAAACCATCACCCCCTATGTCCCTCCTGACACCCCTAACGCTGATGACCTTATTTTTGAGGTCACAG CTTCATCAGTGGAGATTCCTGATGCAGAGTTTCTTCTCCATGCTGACTGTAATGAACAGGAAGTCGTTTGTGAATTGAGTCATTACATCCCTCGAGGATCAAAACCGGATTCTGTACCTACTTATTTCATCGCCTCAGTCCAGCTTGAAGGTGGCGGGGTCAGCTTCACTCTGGTGCTACAGACGATGGCCGATGAGAATGCAGAATCAAGTACTGCATCACTAATGCAGAGCAAACTTCAGCTTCCTCTCAGCCAGTGGGGAACTCTGATCACAGATG CTGTGTTTGTGGTGTTCTCTCGCTCACCTTCCATTGCAGTCCCTATAGGAGAAGACACTGTATTAAATTGTGGTTATAGGCAAAGGGACACCCCTACAGAGCAGAATGTGGGTCTTGAGTGGCGCTGGCAGTATAAAGGACATGGGAAGACCATTCTGAATATGAAAGAGACTGACGCAGGAACATTTG TAGAAGTGAATCGAGATGGAGCGAGTGCAAACTCAACTCTGCTAATTAGTGATGGAAATGCATCACTGACCATGGATAAGTTAAAGGTCACAGATGAGGGCACATACATCTGCACCATTACCTCTGGACCCTTTCAGACCCAGCAAATTGTTCAGCTAAACATATTAC AACCTCCCaaagtttttttctcagaaaacaaaataaaatttcaAGATGAGTCACCACAGAGACTGACTTGTCACTGTCAGCGTTACTACCCTCTAGATGTAACG GTGGAGTGGTTTTCTCAGCTCTCTTCAGAGACTGAGAGCCTCTCCCTGACAGAGGGAGTCTCTCTTTCCAGCCATCGGCAGCACAGTGATGGGAcgttctctctctcatccttcctTATCGTCCGCCCATCTGAACACCCTCCTGGCACTGTGTTCACCTGCAGGGTCTCTCACGTTGCTCTGCAAACTCCCAGTGACATTACCCTGACAGTAGTCACACCTGAGCCAGATCAACTGG CAGGGGAATATTATTGGATGATTCTGGTGACACTGGTTTTGTCAATAATGTTTTTATATCAAGCATCAAGATAG